Proteins encoded by one window of Mauremys mutica isolate MM-2020 ecotype Southern chromosome 25, ASM2049712v1, whole genome shotgun sequence:
- the RUNDC3A gene encoding RUN domain-containing protein 3A isoform X4 → MENISTSRAKGRAWIRVALMEKRMSEYITTALRDTRTTRRFYDDGAIMLREESTVLTGMLIGLSAIDFSFCLKGEVMDGKTPVVIDYTPYLKFTQSYDYLSDEEDRRSMESSTSEESSPEHPYQLLVTDEDSWYNKWRKMEQKFRIVYAQKGYLEELVRLRESQLKDLEAENKRLQMRLEEVKVQNQLEKRELEGVILELQEQLTGLIPCENTQLSKEMATPLANQWPSLGTLNGNESGSDAKLYRRHSFMSTDQLSAEISLSSDSQRLGEGKQEGEPWGPLGKDPTPSMLGLCGSLASLPSCRSLASLKSNECLVSDSNEASPTHSPS, encoded by the exons ATGGAGAACATCAGCACTTCTCGGGCCAAG GGCCGGGCCTGGATCCGCGTGGCGCTGATGGAGAAACGCATGTCGGAATACATCACCACGGCCCTGAGGGACACCAGAACCACCAG AAGGTTTTACGACGACGGGGCTATCATGCTGCGAGAGGAGTCCACCGTGCTCACTGGGATGCTGATCGGCCTCAGCGCCATTGACTTCAG ttTCTGCTTGAAAGGGGAAGTAATGGACGGGAAAACCCCTGTTGTCATTGACTACACCCCGTATCTGAAGTTTACACAGAG CTACGATTACCTGAGCGACGAGGAGGACCGGAGGAGCATGGAGAGCAGCACGAGCGAGGAGAGCTCCCCCGAGCACCCCTACCAGCTGCTGGTCACCGACGAGGACAGCTGGTACAACAAGTGGCGTAAGATGGAGCAGAAGTTCCGCATCGTGTATGCGCAGAAG GGGTACCTGGAGGAGCTGGTGCGGCTCCGGGAATCCCAGCTGAAGGACCTGGAGGCGGAGAACAAGCGTCTGCAGATGAGGCTGGAGGAGGTGAAGGTGCAGAACCAGCTGGAgaagagggagctggagggcgTCATCCTGGAACTGCAGGAGCAACT gACGGGCCTGATCCCCTGTGAGAACACCCAGCTCTCCAAGGAGATGGCCACGCCGCTGGCGAACCAGTGGCCGTCGCTGGGGACCCTCAATGGGAACGAGAGCGGGTCAGACGCCAAGCTGTACAGGAG GCACAGCTTCATGAGCACGGATCAGCTGTCGGCGGAGATCAGCCTGAGCTCGGATTCCCagaggctgggggaaggcaagCAAGAAGGAGAGCCCTGGGGGCCATTGG GGAAGGACCCCACCCcatccatgctggggctctgcgGCTCCCTGGCCTCCCTCCCAAGCTGCAGGTCCCTGGCCAGCCTGAAATCTAACGAGTGCCTGGTGAGTGACAGCAACGAAgccagccccacccacagccccagtTGA
- the RUNDC3A gene encoding RUN domain-containing protein 3A isoform X3, with product MESSCIQSAMALGLSSKKASSRNIAVERKNLITVCRFSVKTLLEKYTTEPIDDSSEEFINFAAILEQILSHRFKGPVSWFSSDGQRGFWDYIRLACSKVPNNCVSSIENMENISTSRAKGRAWIRVALMEKRMSEYITTALRDTRTTRRFYDDGAIMLREESTVLTGMLIGLSAIDFSFCLKGEVMDGKTPVVIDYTPYLKFTQSYDYLSDEEDRRSMESSTSEESSPEHPYQLLVTDEDSWYNKWRKMEQKFRIVYAQKGYLEELVRLRESQLKDLEAENKRLQMRLEEVKVQNQLEKRELEGVILELQEQLHSFMSTDQLSAEISLSSDSQRLGEGKQEGEPWGPLGKDPTPSMLGLCGSLASLPSCRSLASLKSNECLVSDSNEASPTHSPS from the exons ATGGAATCGAGCTGTATCCAGTCTGCCATGGCTCTCGGGCTCTCCTCCAAGAAAGCCTCTTCCAGGAACATCGCCGTGGAGAGGAAGAATCTCATCACGGTCtgcag ATTTTCCGTAAAGACCCTGCTGGAGAAATACACCACGGAGCCCATTGACGATTCGTCGGAGGAGTTCATCAACTTTGCTGCCATTCTAGAGCAGATCCTGAGTCACCGTTTCAAAG gtcccgtcAGTTGGTTCAGCTCCGATGGGCAGCGCGGCTTCTGGGATTACATCCGCCTGGCCTGCAGCAAGGTCCCCAACAACTGCGTCAGCAGCATCGAGAACATGGAGAACATCAGCACTTCTCGGGCCAAG GGCCGGGCCTGGATCCGCGTGGCGCTGATGGAGAAACGCATGTCGGAATACATCACCACGGCCCTGAGGGACACCAGAACCACCAG AAGGTTTTACGACGACGGGGCTATCATGCTGCGAGAGGAGTCCACCGTGCTCACTGGGATGCTGATCGGCCTCAGCGCCATTGACTTCAG ttTCTGCTTGAAAGGGGAAGTAATGGACGGGAAAACCCCTGTTGTCATTGACTACACCCCGTATCTGAAGTTTACACAGAG CTACGATTACCTGAGCGACGAGGAGGACCGGAGGAGCATGGAGAGCAGCACGAGCGAGGAGAGCTCCCCCGAGCACCCCTACCAGCTGCTGGTCACCGACGAGGACAGCTGGTACAACAAGTGGCGTAAGATGGAGCAGAAGTTCCGCATCGTGTATGCGCAGAAG GGGTACCTGGAGGAGCTGGTGCGGCTCCGGGAATCCCAGCTGAAGGACCTGGAGGCGGAGAACAAGCGTCTGCAGATGAGGCTGGAGGAGGTGAAGGTGCAGAACCAGCTGGAgaagagggagctggagggcgTCATCCTGGAACTGCAGGAGCAACT GCACAGCTTCATGAGCACGGATCAGCTGTCGGCGGAGATCAGCCTGAGCTCGGATTCCCagaggctgggggaaggcaagCAAGAAGGAGAGCCCTGGGGGCCATTGG GGAAGGACCCCACCCcatccatgctggggctctgcgGCTCCCTGGCCTCCCTCCCAAGCTGCAGGTCCCTGGCCAGCCTGAAATCTAACGAGTGCCTGGTGAGTGACAGCAACGAAgccagccccacccacagccccagtTGA
- the RUNDC3A gene encoding RUN domain-containing protein 3A isoform X1, with amino-acid sequence MESSCIQSAMALGLSSKKASSRNIAVERKNLITVCRFSVKTLLEKYTTEPIDDSSEEFINFAAILEQILSHRFKGPVSWFSSDGQRGFWDYIRLACSKVPNNCVSSIENMENISTSRAKGRAWIRVALMEKRMSEYITTALRDTRTTRRFYDDGAIMLREESTVLTGMLIGLSAIDFSFCLKGEVMDGKTPVVIDYTPYLKFTQSYDYLSDEEDRRSMESSTSEESSPEHPYQLLVTDEDSWYNKWRKMEQKFRIVYAQKGYLEELVRLRESQLKDLEAENKRLQMRLEEVKVQNQLEKRELEGVILELQEQLTGLIPCENTQLSKEMATPLANQWPSLGTLNGNESGSDAKLYRRHSFMSTDQLSAEISLSSDSQRLGEGKQEGEPWGPLGKDPTPSMLGLCGSLASLPSCRSLASLKSNECLVSDSNEASPTHSPS; translated from the exons ATGGAATCGAGCTGTATCCAGTCTGCCATGGCTCTCGGGCTCTCCTCCAAGAAAGCCTCTTCCAGGAACATCGCCGTGGAGAGGAAGAATCTCATCACGGTCtgcag ATTTTCCGTAAAGACCCTGCTGGAGAAATACACCACGGAGCCCATTGACGATTCGTCGGAGGAGTTCATCAACTTTGCTGCCATTCTAGAGCAGATCCTGAGTCACCGTTTCAAAG gtcccgtcAGTTGGTTCAGCTCCGATGGGCAGCGCGGCTTCTGGGATTACATCCGCCTGGCCTGCAGCAAGGTCCCCAACAACTGCGTCAGCAGCATCGAGAACATGGAGAACATCAGCACTTCTCGGGCCAAG GGCCGGGCCTGGATCCGCGTGGCGCTGATGGAGAAACGCATGTCGGAATACATCACCACGGCCCTGAGGGACACCAGAACCACCAG AAGGTTTTACGACGACGGGGCTATCATGCTGCGAGAGGAGTCCACCGTGCTCACTGGGATGCTGATCGGCCTCAGCGCCATTGACTTCAG ttTCTGCTTGAAAGGGGAAGTAATGGACGGGAAAACCCCTGTTGTCATTGACTACACCCCGTATCTGAAGTTTACACAGAG CTACGATTACCTGAGCGACGAGGAGGACCGGAGGAGCATGGAGAGCAGCACGAGCGAGGAGAGCTCCCCCGAGCACCCCTACCAGCTGCTGGTCACCGACGAGGACAGCTGGTACAACAAGTGGCGTAAGATGGAGCAGAAGTTCCGCATCGTGTATGCGCAGAAG GGGTACCTGGAGGAGCTGGTGCGGCTCCGGGAATCCCAGCTGAAGGACCTGGAGGCGGAGAACAAGCGTCTGCAGATGAGGCTGGAGGAGGTGAAGGTGCAGAACCAGCTGGAgaagagggagctggagggcgTCATCCTGGAACTGCAGGAGCAACT gACGGGCCTGATCCCCTGTGAGAACACCCAGCTCTCCAAGGAGATGGCCACGCCGCTGGCGAACCAGTGGCCGTCGCTGGGGACCCTCAATGGGAACGAGAGCGGGTCAGACGCCAAGCTGTACAGGAG GCACAGCTTCATGAGCACGGATCAGCTGTCGGCGGAGATCAGCCTGAGCTCGGATTCCCagaggctgggggaaggcaagCAAGAAGGAGAGCCCTGGGGGCCATTGG GGAAGGACCCCACCCcatccatgctggggctctgcgGCTCCCTGGCCTCCCTCCCAAGCTGCAGGTCCCTGGCCAGCCTGAAATCTAACGAGTGCCTGGTGAGTGACAGCAACGAAgccagccccacccacagccccagtTGA
- the RUNDC3A gene encoding RUN domain-containing protein 3A isoform X2: MQCKHTLQDQRAADWVCLLSSLSQREGGPGVRFSVKTLLEKYTTEPIDDSSEEFINFAAILEQILSHRFKGPVSWFSSDGQRGFWDYIRLACSKVPNNCVSSIENMENISTSRAKGRAWIRVALMEKRMSEYITTALRDTRTTRRFYDDGAIMLREESTVLTGMLIGLSAIDFSFCLKGEVMDGKTPVVIDYTPYLKFTQSYDYLSDEEDRRSMESSTSEESSPEHPYQLLVTDEDSWYNKWRKMEQKFRIVYAQKGYLEELVRLRESQLKDLEAENKRLQMRLEEVKVQNQLEKRELEGVILELQEQLTGLIPCENTQLSKEMATPLANQWPSLGTLNGNESGSDAKLYRRHSFMSTDQLSAEISLSSDSQRLGEGKQEGEPWGPLGKDPTPSMLGLCGSLASLPSCRSLASLKSNECLVSDSNEASPTHSPS, from the exons ATGCAGTGTAAACACACCCTGCAAGACCAGAGAGCAGCAGATTGGGTTTGCCTGTTGAGCTCTCTGAGCCAAAGAGAAGGTGGCCCTGGGGTGAG ATTTTCCGTAAAGACCCTGCTGGAGAAATACACCACGGAGCCCATTGACGATTCGTCGGAGGAGTTCATCAACTTTGCTGCCATTCTAGAGCAGATCCTGAGTCACCGTTTCAAAG gtcccgtcAGTTGGTTCAGCTCCGATGGGCAGCGCGGCTTCTGGGATTACATCCGCCTGGCCTGCAGCAAGGTCCCCAACAACTGCGTCAGCAGCATCGAGAACATGGAGAACATCAGCACTTCTCGGGCCAAG GGCCGGGCCTGGATCCGCGTGGCGCTGATGGAGAAACGCATGTCGGAATACATCACCACGGCCCTGAGGGACACCAGAACCACCAG AAGGTTTTACGACGACGGGGCTATCATGCTGCGAGAGGAGTCCACCGTGCTCACTGGGATGCTGATCGGCCTCAGCGCCATTGACTTCAG ttTCTGCTTGAAAGGGGAAGTAATGGACGGGAAAACCCCTGTTGTCATTGACTACACCCCGTATCTGAAGTTTACACAGAG CTACGATTACCTGAGCGACGAGGAGGACCGGAGGAGCATGGAGAGCAGCACGAGCGAGGAGAGCTCCCCCGAGCACCCCTACCAGCTGCTGGTCACCGACGAGGACAGCTGGTACAACAAGTGGCGTAAGATGGAGCAGAAGTTCCGCATCGTGTATGCGCAGAAG GGGTACCTGGAGGAGCTGGTGCGGCTCCGGGAATCCCAGCTGAAGGACCTGGAGGCGGAGAACAAGCGTCTGCAGATGAGGCTGGAGGAGGTGAAGGTGCAGAACCAGCTGGAgaagagggagctggagggcgTCATCCTGGAACTGCAGGAGCAACT gACGGGCCTGATCCCCTGTGAGAACACCCAGCTCTCCAAGGAGATGGCCACGCCGCTGGCGAACCAGTGGCCGTCGCTGGGGACCCTCAATGGGAACGAGAGCGGGTCAGACGCCAAGCTGTACAGGAG GCACAGCTTCATGAGCACGGATCAGCTGTCGGCGGAGATCAGCCTGAGCTCGGATTCCCagaggctgggggaaggcaagCAAGAAGGAGAGCCCTGGGGGCCATTGG GGAAGGACCCCACCCcatccatgctggggctctgcgGCTCCCTGGCCTCCCTCCCAAGCTGCAGGTCCCTGGCCAGCCTGAAATCTAACGAGTGCCTGGTGAGTGACAGCAACGAAgccagccccacccacagccccagtTGA